A single genomic interval of Pochonia chlamydosporia 170 chromosome 7, whole genome shotgun sequence harbors:
- a CDS encoding glycoside hydrolase family 32 protein (similar to Schizophyllum commune H4-8 XP_003037462.1) has product MSSIHNGFRTILFFALQFTCCCLGQSFTATAAPSVPPYEDQYVGPNVTFGTPIVGDYRGKFRPQVHYSPPRHFMNDPNGMFKDDNGTWHLYYQYNPTGNVAGNQHWGHATSKDLYHWTNQPIALFPSEKTIYAFSGSAVIDKNNTSGFFANQSNGVVAIYTLAEYSDDGSAGRQSQAVSYSHDGGFTFVPYSGNPVIASNSSQFRDPKVVWYVDHWVMVVAYAQEFSIGIFTSPNLLNWTHASNFSRHGLLGMQWECPNLVPMPYYTEDGQRKDDMWTMLVSINPGAPAGGSITEYYPGDFNGTHFEPVDSVARISDFGKDNYAGQFFFGVPEEEKPVFMAWASNWQYTQTVPTAQEDWRSAMTLPRRSHLTWAERVGWKLVTSPYDMQPIMGETLAYNRSHGNGTLTLDFSDVDSNAIFWEVNVTGLPKRGIPETATVNFTLFSHITAEYVRGGYYFGGDSPFYLDRGGAKGFDNVFFTDKFSTNSLFSNGTWSMSGVMDRSMLEVFINGGMDSATTTFFATQPLTLLVLSTSNLPLGTEASVRVNALKSSWQDMGSSMDGLVYGNMSRQRMNSEDIRHLLRII; this is encoded by the exons ATGTCATCTATACATAACGGCTTTCGCACGATTCTATTCTTCGCATTACAATTTACATGCTGCTGTCTAGGGCAGAGCTTTacggcaacagcagctcCCTCAGTGCCCCCCTACGAAGATCAGTATGTCGGTCCGAATGTCACGTTCGGTACACCCATTGTAGGTGACTATCGCGGCAAGTTCCGTCCTCAGGTGCATTATTCGCCGCCCAGGCATTTCATGAACGACCCAAACGGCATGTTCAAAGATGACAATGGCACCTGGCACCTATATTATCAGTACAATCCCACTGGTAACGTTGCAGGAAATCAGCATTGGGGACATGCTACTTCAAAAGACTTGTACCATTGGACAAACCAGCCGATTGCACTTTTCCCCTCGGAAAAGACAATATATGCCTTCTCCGGAAGTGCAGTTATTGACAAAAACAACACCTCTGGCTTCTTTGCAAACCAGTCAAACGGAGTTGTTGCTATTTAT ACATTGGCAGAGTATTCGGACGACGGCAGCGCCGGTCGCCAGTCGCAAGCTGTTTCATACTCGCATGATGGCGGGTTTACATTCGTCCCGTACAGCGGGAATCCTGTCATCGCTAGCAACTCCTCGCAATTTCGCGACCCCAAGGTTGTCTGGTACGTAGATCATTGGGTGATGGTAGTTGCCTACGCTCAAGAATTTTCGATTGGCATATTTACGTCACCAAATCTGTTGAACTGGACACATGCCAGCAATTTCTCGCGCCACGGCCTGCTGGGCATGCAGTGGGAGTGCCCAAACCTCGTGCCTATGCCCTACTATACGGAAGATGGCCAAAGAAAAGACGACATGTGGACTATGCTCGTAAGTATCAATCCAGGTGCACCGGCTGGCGGCTCTATTACAGAATACTATCCTGGTGACTTCAACGGGACTCATTTCGAACCCGTTGACTCAGTTGCGCGCATATCCGACTTTGGCAAGGATAACTATGCCGGGCAATTCTTTTTCGGCGTcccagaagaagaaaagccCGTCTTTATGGCATGGGCGTCTAATTGGCAGTACACCCAAACAGTTCCAACTGCACAAGAAGACTGGCGGAGCGCAATGACTCTTCCTCGCCGGAGCCATTTGACATGGGCTGAGCGGGTTGGATGGAAGCTCGTCACCAGCCCTTATGACATGCAACCAATCATGGGGGAAACTCTAGCCTACAACCGGAGCCATGGCAATGGGACCCTCACACTTGACTTCTCCGATGTAGATTCCAACGCCATATTCTGGGAGGTGAACGTGACCGGTTTGCCTAAACGAGGCATACCAGAAACGGCAACAGTGAATTTCACCCTGTTCAGTCATATCACGGCGGAATACGTGAGAGGTGGGTATTACTTTGGGGGTGACAGTCCCTTCTATCTCGATAGAGGGGGTGCAAAGGGTTTCGATAACGTCTTCTTCACGGACAAGTTTTCTACAAACAGTTTGTTTTCGAACGGTACCTGGTCAATGAGCGGGGTAATGGATCGATCCATGCTCGAGGTGTTCATCAACGGAGGCATGGACAGTGCCACAACGACCTTCTTCGCTACTCAGCCGTTGACGCTCCTAGTGCTAAGCACCTCCAACCTGCCTCTTGGTACAGAAGCGAGCGTCCGAGTCAACGCCCTGAAGAGTAGCTGGCAGGATATGGGGAGTTCCATGGACGGCTTAGTGTATGGAAACATGTCTCGGCAAAGAATGAATTCGGAGGACATACGGCATCTGCTGCGAATAATTTGA
- a CDS encoding hyoothetical protein (similar to Metarhizium robertsii ARSEF 23 XP_007818931.1) has protein sequence MPADFEKQSYWHSRFASETSFEWLLSSSDFVSLIEPYLKHLDPSSAHILNLGSGTSDLHNHLRSRGFHHVSNLDYEPLAVVRGKHLEEKAFGDIVMHYTLADATQLNHAGPEIGHRGDGKFDLVIDKSTVDAISCGGQDAFLRMAHGVRNRLADDAVWISLSLSASRFDDTQLPFNVETVAKIPTSKIKPTDPDVHHWCYLLRPI, from the coding sequence ATGCCAGCGGATTTTGAAAAGCAGAGCTACTGGCACAGCCGATTCGCTTCCGAGACTTCTTTCGAATGGCTCCTCTCCTCGTCAGACTTTGTATCTCTTATAGAACCCTACCTCAAACACCTGGACCCATCATCGGCACACATTCTCAACTTGGGCTCTGGCACCAGTGATTTGCACAATCACCTACGAAGCCGCGGCTTTCACCACGTTAGCAATCTAGATTACGAACCACTGGCCGTAGTCAGAGGGAAACACCTCGAGGAAAAGGCTTTTGGTGACATTGTCATGCATTATACCCTCGCGGATGCTACACAGCTTAACCATGCTGGTCCGGAAATTGGTCATCGAGGCGATGGAAAATTCGATCTCGTAATTGACAAAAGCACCGTCGATGCCATATCttgtggcggccaagacgCCTTTCTCCGAATGGCACATGGCGTGAGAAACAGGTTAGCCGACGATGCCGTGTGGATATCATTGAGCCTCTCTGCATCACGCTTCGACGACACACAgttgccattcaatgttgagacTGTTGCCAAGATTCCAACCTCGAAAATAAAACCCACAGACCCAGATGTACACCATTGGTGCTACCTCCTACGACCGATATGA
- a CDS encoding peptidase m50B-like domain-containing protein — protein MAPPVLVHVAIRSLVHHVEVQPQPSNSLSSRDLQNPTHTQQVTLGVIAAYVVAIAILWNVPYLKMILWPFKMLVIAFHEFGHAITAVLTGGKVESISLDPNEGGVTRMRGGISAITLPAGYLGSSIIGALLTFCGFNIVASKVASIVLAVCFLLTLWWGKRDWLTILTVLLAVGLLIACWFIVHAQALRFVVLFIGVMSSLYSVWDICDDLILRKVNSSDASVFAKRYGGSSQCWGIIWSIISVLIMAVGIVAGLAAFSQSFEQQQQDSQHFIPT, from the exons ATGGCTCCGCCAgttcttgtccatgtcgcGATACGCTCGCTCGTTCACCATGTTGAAgtccaacctcaaccttcAAACTCGCTTTCCTCCAGAGACTTGCAGAATCCCACACACACGCAACAGGTTACACTGGGTGTCATCGCTGCCTATGTTGTAGCCATTGCTATTCTCTGGAATGTGCCGTATTTAAAAATGATCCTCTGGCCATTCAAG ATGCTTGTCATCGCCTTTCATGAGTTCGGTcacgccatcaccgccgTGCTCACTGGTGGAAAAGTCGAATCCATCAGCCTTGATCCCAACGAAGGCGGCGTCACACGTATGCGAGGCGGTATCAGCGCCATCACTCTTCCCGCCGGATATCTGGGTTCTTCAATCATCGGCGCTCTCCTCACCTTTTGTGGTTTCAACATTGTCGCATCCAAAGTTGCCAGTATCGTCCTCGCCGTCTGCTTCTTGCTAACTTTGTGGTGGGGGAAGCGCGACTGGCTGACCATTCTCACCGTTCTCCTTGCTGTCGGCCTGCTCATCGCCTGTTGGTTCATTGTTCACGCTCAGGCTCTTCGTTTCGTTGTCCTCTTCATTGGTGTCATGTCGTCGCTGTACAGCGTCTGGGACATTTGCGACGACTTGATCCTTCGCAAGGTGAATTCATCCGACGCCAGCGTTTTTGCCAAGAGATATGGGGGTTCTTCTCAGTGTTGGGGAATAATTTGGTCCATTATTTCCGTTCTCATTATGGCTGTTGGTATTGTTGCGGGTCTAGCCGCGTTCTCGCAGTCTTTcgaacagcaacagcaagatTCCCAACACTTCATCCCAACCTGA
- a CDS encoding class III chitinase (similar to Cordyceps militaris CM01 XP_006670895.1) — MSPPFRYVASVASFIAAIPSAMAGFSPGSQQNVAVYWGQNSFGQGSGPNIQQNLAYYCENTDIAIIPLAFMNGISPPITNFASAGDKCDKFPDNPNLLKCPEIEQDIKTCQTKYGKTIVLSLGGATYTQGGWSSSGDAEKAAQSVWDMFGPVPSGSNVDRPFGSAVVDGFDFDFESSANNLPAFGAKLRSLMDGAGGKKFYLTAAPQCVFPDAAVGSTLDAVAFDFIMIQFYNNWCGVSNFQPGSDTQNAFNFDVWDKWAKGSKNPNVKAFLGIPANTGAGGGYTNGDKLKAAIEYSKKFSSFGGVMMWDMSQLYANNGFLGEVVSDLA; from the exons ATGTCTCCTCCCTTCCGATACGTGGCCTCCGTAGCGAGCTTCATCGCCGCAATCCcttctgccatggctggcttCAGCCCTGGCTCTCAGCAGAACGTAGCCGTCTACTGGG GACAAAACTCTTTTGGACAAGGGAGTGGCCCGAACATTCAACAGAACTTGGCATACTACTGCGAGA ACACTGATATTGCT ATTATCCCACTCGCGTTCATGAACGGCATTTCTCCCCCAATCACCAATTTTGCCAGCGCTGGGGACAAATGTGACAAGTTCCCCGACAACCCAAACCTTCTTAAATGCCCAGAGATTGA ACAAGATATCAAGACATGCCAGACCAAGTATGGCAAGACAATCGTCCTTTCACTAGGCGGTGCTACCTATACTCAAGGCGGCTGGTCCTCAAGCGGTGACGCCGAGAAGGCCGCTCAGTCGGTCTGGGACATGTTCGGCCCAGTTCCCTCTGGCAGCAACGTTGACCGACCTTTCGGATCGGCGGTTGTAGACGgctttgactttgatttTGAGTCGTCGGCCAACAATCTTCCCGCCTTTGGTGCAAAGCTGCGAAGCCTAATGGATGGCGCTGGTGGGAAAAAGTTCTACCTTACCGCCGCACCGCAGTGTGTCTTCCCTGATGCCGCCGTTGGTTCTACGCTCGACGCTGTTGCATTCGACTTCATTATGATCCAGTTCTACAACAATTGGTGTGGCGTTTCCAACTTTCAGCCAGGCTCTGACACCCAAAACGCATTCAACTTTGATGTCTGGGACAAGTGGGCCAAGGGCAGCAAGAACCCTAATGTCAAGGCCTTCCTTGGTATTCCAGCCAAtactggtgctggcggcggtTATACCAATGgcgacaagctcaaggccgcCATCGAATACTCCAAAAAGTTCAGCAGCTTTGGCGGTGTTATGATGTGGGACATGTCTCAACTATATGCTAACAATGGCTTCCTCGGTGAGGTGGTCAGCGACCTGGCTTAA
- a CDS encoding Fip1 like protein (similar to Metarhizium robertsii ARSEF 23 XP_007818934.1): MNSDLSEHEMEMDEGDDLYEPEEPKVNQDDKKPTVSKTEELEEGEEEDESGAMDEDDDDSDIDIITERKDGTTAAPPTQSKYSDIRNIPQRSTSGDSPAKPAPTKPEEDSKAQSNVKNVAAPSADKASAAASKSTIDINANPMYPPAGKPITHVNIDEDLPDNEKPWRKPGTDISDYFNYGFDEFTWALYAAKQESIRGEFGADAFASNNKKMMEDFNSMMMMGGMGMPGAAGGGGTSMQGMDGIPPEMQAMMQQMMASGMDPSQMDPSQMSAMFSGMQNGGAGSGAQGNQGQNFGGGFGGNQGGYGYDQGMSTGAGGRGGFSGGGRGRRGRW, encoded by the exons ATGAATTCCGACTTGTCGGAGCACgaaatggagatggatgagggCGACGACCTCTACGAGCCAGAGGAGCCCAAGGTTAACCAGGATGATAAGAAGCCAACCGTCTCTAAAACCGAAGAGCtagaggaaggagaagaagaagatgagagcGGCGCaatggatgaagatgacgatgattcT GATATTGATATTATTACCGAGAGAAAAGATGGGACTACAGCGGCACCTCCGAC ACAATCCAAATATAGCGACATTCGTAATATCCCCCAACGATCGACATCTGGCGATTCACCCGCGAAACCGGCACCGACAAAACCGGAAGAGGATTCAAAGGCGCAGAGCAATGTGAAAAACGTGGCAGCACCTAGCGCGGACAAGGCGTCTGCAGCCGCGTCTAAATCTACGATTGATATAAATGCCAACCCGATGTATCCTCCTGCCGGGAAGCCTATAACACATGTCAATATTGATGAGG ATCTTCCCGATAACGAAAAGCCGTGGCGAAAACCAGGCACTGACATCAGTGACTATTTCAATTATGGCTTTGACGAGTTTACTTGGGCTCTGTATGCGGCCAAGCAGGAGAGCATTCGGGGAGAGTTTGGGGCTGACGCCTTCGCATCtaacaacaagaagatgatggaagaCTTCAAtagcatgatgatgatgggaggTATGGGAATGCCTGGCGCggctggtggaggaggaacaTCTATGCAAGGCATGGATGGAATCCCCCCTGAGATGCAGGCCATGATGCAACAGATGATGGCATCGGGAATGGATCCATCCCAGATGGATCCCAGTCAAATGAGTGCAATGTTTTCGGGTATGCAAAACGGCGGCGCTGGTTCAGGAGCACAGGGGAACCAAGGACAGAACTTTGGCGGTGGGTTTGGTGGCAATCAAGGGGGCTACGGCTATGACCAAGGCATGTCCACGGGAGCTGGAGGACGCGGCGGGTTCAGCGGCGGTGGACGTGGCCGCAGAGGACGCTGGTAA
- a CDS encoding nucleoporin NUP49/NSP49 (similar to Metarhizium acridum CQMa 102 XP_007814501.1) has translation MATAGGLFGGAQQKTGTGLFGSSTAATNPTTTQPSTTGGLFGTASSNQPTQQSNAGAGGLFGSTAPNQQQTQPAAGGLFGSNPASTQQQQPQQIGGGLFGSSTANPQPASTGGGLFGQSQAKPSGGLFGQTQPQQPQSTSQVPAVQINYDNLRPRTRFDDLAKPVQDEIALIDKGIQRVIKMKDEIGEFMPQHEKDIEQLGRDVKFVETKFKTVQVALNQDIQTVKVLQDMTKKSIADAQLSFKATDNLKLPTHYHQTGLFAGPTPSADANGSDAASAHASAQDLITYFNRICDDVERYKKRLDEYRGEIERDMPGVENGLYEQIRTLRDRNTAVGGAVQDQLGQVLSALRETGNAIVAQAGQIADTRERLSRLQAGILNSGVYAMGMAG, from the exons ATGGCGACCGCTGGAGGGTTATTCGGAGGCGCGCAGCAGAAAACGGGAACCGGCTTGTTTGGCTCTTCGACAGCCGCGACAAATCCAACGACCACACAACCCAGTACGACCGGTGGATTGTTCGGTACCGCGTCCAGCAATCAGCCTACTCAACAAAGCAACGCTGGGGCCGGCGGCTTGTTTGGCAGCACGGCACCAAATCAACAACAGACACAACCAGCTGCTGGGGGACTATTTGGCAGCAATCCCGCCTCAactcagcaacagcaaccccAGCAGATAGGCGGTGGCCTCTTCGGTTCTTCAACAGCCAAcccccagccagcctctaCGGGAGGTGGCCTCTTTGGCCAGTCACAGGCAAAGCCTTCAGGAGGGTTGTT TGGTCAAACTCAACCGCAGCAACCTCAATcgacaagtcaagtgccTGCCGTTCAAATCAATTATGATAATCTTCGGCCGAGGACGAGATTCGACGATCTTGCGAAACCTGTTCAAGATGAGATAGCCCTCATAGACAAGGGAATCCAGCGCGTtatcaagatgaaggatgAGATCGGTGAATTCATGCCACAACATGAGAAGGATATTGAGCAACTTGGCAGAGATGTGAAATTTGTGGAAACCAAGTTCAAAACTGTCCAAGTTGCTCTCAATCAAGACATTCAAACAGTCAAGGTGTTGCAAGacatgacgaagaagagcatAGCTGATGCCCAGCTCTCGTTCAAGGCCACCGACAACCTTAAGCTACCCACACATTATCACCAGACTGGTCTTTTTGCCGGGCCAACACCATCCGCGGACGCCAATGGAAGTGATGCTGCTTCGGCCCACGCCAGTGCGCAGGACTTAATCACCTATTTCAATCGAATTTGCGACGATGTTGAAAGATACAAGAAAAGACTAGATGAATATCGAGGCGAAATTGAACGGGACATGCCTGGCGTGGAGAACGGGCTTTACGAGCAAATCCGAACCCTACGTGATCGCAATACTGCTGTGGGAGGGGCCGTACAAGATCAGCTTGGACAGGTATTATCAGCATTGCGAGAAACAGGAAATGCCATCGTAGCACAAGCTGGCCAGATTGCCGATACTCGTGAGAGGCTTTCTAGACTGCAGGCAGGAATTCTCAATAGTGGCGTTTATGCCATGGGAATGGCGGGATGA
- a CDS encoding DNA-directed RNA polymerase, III, C31 subunit (similar to Metarhizium robertsii ARSEF 23 XP_007818936.1), with the protein MSRGGRGGGRGGRGGARGGGRPNVPWDTGDEPDARPSELFPPYTVPTPRDLTGPEVSAVQHFLLLRHQIHSSPLYTSKRTSLHDPTTPRKLYGQAQMNARYGVKNKASVDPFTAMPTYSQKFVREERALPDWSARPVCREMFPAELLDTVEPEDGVGVRKKRRLELSKVSALPNAEEAFGMPSLDGDGDEEREAGSGTGRNLLEKLEAMREDEADEGAELEDEEGLEEEDEDEVYDDEDAGDYDAEHYFDNGDEMGDDYGEGDDGEGTY; encoded by the exons ATGTCCagaggaggacgaggcgGTGGACGGGGTGGCAGAGGAGGCGCGAGAGGTGGAGGACGCCCGAATGTGCCTTGGGACACTGGCGATGAGCCAGACGCAAGACCATCCGAGCTTTTCCCA CCATACACAGTCCCAACCCCGCGAGATTTAACTGGCCCCGAAGTCAGCGCGGTTCAACACTTCCTGCTTCTACGCCACCAAATACATTCCTCACCACTCTATACCTCTAAACGGACCTCCCTTCACGATCCGACCACGCCAAGAAAGTTATACGGTCAAGCACAGATGAATGCCCGATATGGCGTCAAAAACAAGGCTTCAGTCGATCCTTTCACTGCCATGCCGACATACTCACAAAAGTTTGTTCGGGAGGAGCGAGCCCTGCCAGACTGGTCAGCCCGCCCGGTGTGCCGCGAAATGTTTCCTGCCGAGCTATTAGACACCGTTGAACCCGAGGATGGCGTAGGAGTGCGCAAGAAGCGAAGGTTAGAGCTCAGCAAAGTCAGTGCCTTGCCCAACGCCGAGGAGGCGTTTGGAATGCCCTCgctggatggtgatggcgacgaAGAACGGGAGGCCGGTAGCGGCACTGGGAGGAACTTATTGGAGAAGCTCGAGGCAATGCGTGAGGACGAAGCCGATGAGGGCGCCGAGctggaagacgaagagggactcgaagaggaggatgaggacgaagtttacgatgacgaagatgctGGCGACTACGACGCTGAACATTACTTTGATaatggtgatgagatggGCGATGATTATGGggagggagatgatggcgaagGGACGTATTAG
- a CDS encoding short chain dehydrogenase (similar to Colletotrichum gloeosporioides Nara gc5 XP_007286401.1): MIILVTGGNRGIGFAIVKSISIRFPKSTILLGCRNMTFGEEAVLQLQKDGAVAAVEAIQIDIESDSSIIAAVKSIEQKFGRLDVLINNAIKLERPSSHDLTCVRSAANACYNNAITSNIVVTRAMEPLLRKATNPRVIMVSSTRGSMGRTAKKELPPVSVVDYCIAKAGLNMLVLQLQAAEDARAKTDQKLAFWAVSPGHCKTSFNGFKGTKDPADGAEVVLRLFDSAEGEIEGGTFWEYENGVFQMPPW; the protein is encoded by the exons ATGATCATTCTCGTGACTGGTGGAAACCGCGGTATCGGATTTGCGATCGTAAAGTCCATAAGTATTCGGTTTCCCAAATCTACCATTCTCCTTGGTTGCAGAAACATGACTTTCGGAGAAGAGGCTGTTCTGCAGCTTCAAAAAGATGGTGCAGTTGCCGCAGTTGAGGCTATCCAAATTGACATTGAAAGCGACTCTTCCATCATTGCGGCCGTGAAAAGCATCGAACAAAAGTTTGGGAGACTTGATG TTCTTATCAACAATGCCATCAAGCTCGAAAGACCTTCATCACACGATCTGACTTGCGTCCGCTCTGCCGCCAATGCCTGCTACAACAACGCAATCACTTCCAACATCGTTGTCACTAGGGCGATGGAGCCCCTTTTGAGAAAGGCTACAAACCCTCGAGTCATCATGGTATCCAGCACTCGAGGCAGCATGGGTCGAACCGCCAAGAAAGAG CTACCACCCGTTTCAGTCGTAGACTACTGCATCGCAAAGGCTGGCTTAAATATGCTTGTATTGCAGCTACAAGCAGCAGAAGATGCAAGGGCCAAAACGGACCAGAAACTAGCTTTTTGGGCAGTCAGCCCAGGTCATTGCAAAACTAGCTTCAACGGTTTCAAGGGAACCAAGGATCCTGCAGACGGTGCGGAAGTCGTCCTGAGACTCTTCGATTCTGCAGAAGGCGAGATAGAAGGAGGTACATTTTGGGAATACGAGAATGGTGTTTTTCAAATGCCGCCTTGGTAG